In the Zingiber officinale cultivar Zhangliang chromosome 5A, Zo_v1.1, whole genome shotgun sequence genome, GAAGCTTCCTTTGTTCAAGAGGCTGATGTCAGAAGGAGAGAGCTAGACTTGGAAGAGAattttaccaagttgattttaaaTGATCTTTCTTGTAGACTATCATTTgatattattctaagttcgagcaTGAGCTTTCTCCAACCTAAAAAGAATGATATAGATACAAAACTAAATTAGGAAATCAATTTTAATGACTTAGACAGAAGAACAAATCGAGAAAACAATTTTAATGACATAGACAAAAgagaaaatcaagaaaataattttaatgatgcaaataaaagaacaaaatgaaaAAACAGTTTTAATCATTATCTTATTATTGTGAGTTTgttatttaggatattttttgataattttatcttttatattttttatattttgagttgGTTTAGAGATTTTAGGATTATTAATTTTCCCCCATTTTTGGTAgaattcttttaatttctttataagtTGGAAATTGAGATATATATATTGATATTTATTTTGTGTCTATTTAGTTAATATTTGAGATATGTTTTGATTAATGCTTTTTTTGGCAGAACTATTAGTTTTCTATTTATTGGTATTCTTCTTCAAATCAACAGGTTTAGAAGATTACTTCCGATATTTATGTATAAATCAATAGATTTGATACTCATTTTCGGTATTCATGCATGAATAAATGGAATCAATAGTTATCCGGTGCATCAAATAGGGACAACGTAGCCATTATCCCTAGAGAACGTAGAAAACACTGTCGTTTAGTCCGAGAGAAGTGGGCAACGTAGCCATTTATTTCAGGAGATGTAGGTAACGCTAGCATGAATCTTGGGAGACATGGAGTACAGTCGCAACTCTATAAAACATAACTTGCTCCTACTGGCACATATATGCACAAACATGTATCTAAAATCCtagactactgttcatcttctccttcttcataATATCCTTATTTGAACGTCGGAGTGGCTACACTGAGAACCCCCGATAGTTATTCTTACTGTCTCTTTTTAGTACTCTTTCTCCAGGCACTGGTGGATCTCTCCACTAGTCTTTACTGTGCCAAGCCGAACGACAACAAAATTAGTAACTATGCAAATCCACCTGTGACTCATTTATTTATCGACAATCTCAAATAAGATAaaacaatataaataaaaatatttttctagccGCCTTAAAAtctataaaatataaattcataTATACAGATAGAtaatctataaattataaatcaaatttattaaattattagaaTTTTAATGAGAATCATTCATATCAAAAGGTGACGATAGATATCGCTTTAATTAACATGGTGTAACTTGGTGTTGAATGATCATGACATGTGCATTATACCACTCATTTCCTTAATGCATGATATAAAAGTAAGACTATAAATTAAGAAAGTAAAACACCATAATTGACTAGTTGAATTAGACAGAAGATTAGTCATCGGCTTCTTAATCGATCGATATCATGTCATCCCATTCGCCATCGCTTTCTAAGTCTATGTGGGTGACACATCAGTTTCCTCGGAATGGTCTAATGATTAACGCATGAGATGTTGTCATCATGAGATCTAaaattcgaatctcgataaaatcgagataaatgtctctcttatgtgttaatcattattccaaaagctaaTAATCACctgtgatttacttcctccgtgttaACTCAGACGGATTAGCAAAGACATTAGGAAttagcgtattcaccttttacccATCATATGGGTGACACACCACCTtcataatttgttaaaaaaatgacaagaaaaatatagaaaaacaCAGAGGTTTGGGGATCAATTAATTTTGGATTACTTTCTAAAACAGAATGTGCATGACACAACttttagttgatttttcttctagataataaataaataaattaaagggAAAATTTTTACTCGAATTGTATAGTCTTAGTCTCAAACAATTGACAAGAGATGAATGCATTAGCACTTCAATTTTGATTAACATTGATAACAATGCATTGTAGCAATTACCGTTCATCACTTTTGTAATATATATACACTTGATCTTCGATCAACACAATCTACGGATGAATAATACAAGtctcaaaatataaaaatgagtTAACCAAAGTAAGTCAATAATCAACAACTCCATGGTCCCTGAGTGCCTTGACCACCTCCTGAAACAGAAAATGGTTTCCAAGATCGGTGAAGTGCAATCCGTCCCTGCAAATTAAACATGGCAATTCAATCGAGTTAATCTTTTTATAACATTCTGAATCGAAAGTGAAAATTAAGTAATAGCTTAAACACGATGGAGGCCGTCCGTTATAAGAATTTGAGGAATGAGATGAATTGTAATTACCACAGAAATGTCTTCTCCCAGTTTGAAAATTGTTGCATCTTCGTCCATATGTCGATGACGGGGAGACCGAGTTGTTTGGCGACGTAAATGCACGCTCCTGCGTAAGTTCCCGCGGCCAAGTTGGTTCTTTCCGGTAATCCTGATCTGTTTCCGTAAGGGAATCTGCATAAAATTGTCCAGAAATTTAAAAAGATAAATAGTTTGATATTGTAGATGTAGAATATATGGTGCTCACCGGAGACGACCTTCTTCGTCGATCGGCGGCGGTGTGATAAGAATCACCAAAGTCGAAGGCCATTTTGCCTGAAACAGCATGAATGATCATGATTTCTAACTGGTAGCTCAGATTTAGGCTAAGCTAGCAAATTAGGAAAAACCTTTGAGATTTCGAGATCGGGTAATCAACGTACCTTAATGAAGGCGCAGATGGCACGCAGGTTATTGGTGTACTCAAAGAGGGGCACGTGCACGGAAGCTGCGCTCCGATCGGGGAGAGCCGCATCGTTCGCGCCGAAGAAGACGGTAAAGGCGGCTGGCGAATCGACGCCTTCCATGGCCCGATGGATCACCATCAGCGCCTGCCGCGTGTTGTAGCCGCTGTAACCTCGAGCCAACACATCCGCCTGGACAAGATGCAGAATTAGTTCTAGATCGATGGCATCGTGAAAAAAGAGGAGACTTACCGAAGGAGATAGGTGGTGGGAGAGAGCGGCGCCCCATCTGCCGTCACGAAACGAGCCTTGCGTGAGGGAATCGCCAAACAAAACCACCTCCGAACGCGACAACATCAACTATTGCCACCTTCTGTACTTACCGTTGATTTTGGTTGAAGGAGAGAACATGGAAATATAAGACAAGCCAGGGcagtatttatagaaattacaatAGCGAATAGTTAGAATTAatgtaaacagatatttgagagaAATCATAACGCTTTATTTGTgctacaatttttttttcaaaaaaaaaaatagaaattcaatTTCTTCAAATTAAATTGCATTATTATAGAATTTTTCTAATTAACCATCGAAACAAATTTTAATTGCTAATTAACAAAGTTTAAATTAACGACCTAACAAAGACATTATCtagctatttttttaaaaaaaataatttaataatattattttctccTTTATACATGGCACAAAATCCGCACAAACAGTGAAAACCACTTCCTCTCACTGTTGTAGCCCTTCACTTAGAAAGGATCTATCTTTTAATTTGGATAATTTGCCAGATACTGAATTCAAAATTGCATACTAATGCTAAGAAAATAGAAAACCTGAACGCTTTTCCGATGGGCGGCCATGTATGCTTCTGTCACCAACAAGGAGAGCTCCTGCAGATTATGTGCATAGTGAACAGACACATAAGAACGGCGTTATGTAGTTCGATGTCAACTCGAGAGGAACAGCATTTCATGGATAACCTTACACTAAGATCATGAGGTTCAAGAAACATGAAGAATGCAATAATTGAAAACCAGAACAAGCAGCTTTCTCCAAGTTTGAAAACCTTCAATTATTGAAGTTGTCATAGAACAGACGAACCGAAACAATCACACTCGATTAGTAGCAAAAAAAAAGTGACTTACTCCAGGCCCAAACTCCATGGCAGTCTCTGTGATTTCAATGCATATTGGTTGCTGATTCCCAGAAAGTGTTGCCTGGTATATCAAAGCAATAATTTGTGAATTGTAGCCTCCAACTGCAGAAATGAATGTTAAAGGGAGCAAACAAACAGTAAAAAAagcataaaataaatatttaattggtgGTTCTCCAATTGCCTTTATCATTCACATTGCCAAGTAATTCGAAACTATATGTCTAACTTGTTGCCTCACAGTTCATTAAAATGTGTGGTTGCAGTCAACTATGACATTGGACTTGCCGTCCTGAAATTTGAGATCCTAGGAAGGTATGGGCCAAGTGGTGTATGATGACCCATGGTATTATATTGTTCGCTCGCTGAAAGTAATAACTAATAAGATACCTCTGGAGCTCCACCATGGAATTTAATAAGCAGTCGAGGAATCTAACTGAGAGGGACAGTGGTCAGATTTTCTCAGTCAAAGCATATTTCAATGATATCTTCTCAGCCAATCAAGCTCAAACCATCCTTGCAAGTCTATTAAACATCCTTTGGTATTGATGTTAAATCTCTATCACGTCAATGATTAACTGGGATACCTCATAACCAGTTATTAAGAGTAAATAAATATATCTAATTTAGAGATATTTTGAGTTTTATTTGAAGGATTACTCGTGTCAATATTGTAATTAGTTTTGATCAAAAGTCGATACACCATGGATATTAGAATGGATTATGTTATTGGAgcaattcaaataaaaattcttGCAGGTTAAGTTTATAGGATGAAATCTTCATATGTAAGGTTTTAAGGAATCAAGCAAGTTCGATCATAtataatttcttttcctttagtcTCTCTTATCCTCTACTGCCTCTTTAAGAGGATATGACTGTGAGTTCTCTTCTCTCAACAAATCCAAGGAGATTTAGTGTTTTGACCGATACCTATAAATGAAAGTTACACCCACAAATGCAACTTGATCCTGTGTCTATAACACTTGGCCAAGGCGTCTCTTAACACTTCGTCCTTTTTTTGTGTGTCTATATTTGTCTCTTTTATTGTGCCAACAATGTAATTGTCAGACTACCAGAGAACAAAGATCTCAGATAGCATCTCTTCACTGAGATTACTTCCATATTCCAGCAGCACCAGTCACAATGTATTATAGGTGATTTGAAACAGCAAATTAGGGCATTTATTAGAATTCTGAGGAAGATTATTAAGTGTTGATTCCATTAAGTGGTGCCAGAATGACCTTAAACCACAACAATTCTAACCAGTCACaatgtttagtttagaaattATAGTCAAGACAATTGGGAAAATGCTGTCAAATATGTCAGTGCACATGAGAATTTGCTAGGAAGAAAATGACAACCAGCAAAGCATACCTTTATTAGCTCACCTTCACAATAGCCATCAAATTCCGCTCTACAAAAGAAATGGGAAAGGACAAGCGTAAAAGCTCACAAGAAAACAGAAAACTAGGGAAAGTAGTAGATGGTTCATACGCTTCAAGCTCGTTCTGTACTCGAACGGCTTCTACTTGAGCTACCATTTGTGCTTTCTTAACAGTCTCAAACAAATTCTGCATGTTTCCCAGAATACCTGTCTATAATACAAATAAAATGTCAAGTTGAACCAGAGACACTCTTCAAGTTCACAACATATTCACAATGAGATACAAGGGAAAATATAGAAAGAATGAATGAGAAAGGAAGAGTTACAAAAGAACAAGCAAGTTTCTGATTGTGCTAAAAATATTGCAAATGAGTGCTAGAAACAATAGAGGATCCAGTCCTAATTTTGGAAAGTAAGAATGTAATACAAAACCTTAGAAACAAGACCTCACTTGCTTAGGTCAAGAATGGCCAAGGTTTTCCAGATGGCTGACCTCACTTGCTTGGACTATGAGAAGACCCAGATGGCATGGGATGACATGGCAGGAAATTTAGAACAAAGATATAGCCTGGATCAGCGACAAAAATGAGAGAAGAATTTTAACGCCACTTGCTATCTTGAATGAGCAATGATTACATAAGTCAAGGAAGTTGCCACAGCTAACATTGTTGCAACAGCCAGGATAATTTCCTGGTAGGCAATTAAAGATgatggtgtacatggattccaaaGTAACATATCATTACAATCCATTCAAAAGAAGACAAGGAGAAGGAAGAGCATAAGCATAGCCCTGTTTGATGTCAGATATCGAGAGCAATAGCATAGCCAAATCATTGAACAGTAGAATGCCATTGACCACGATGATCCCCTGCTTATCAAAGCACAAGAATTACTGTGACGGTTCCAGATTGTCTCCAAAAAGTTGAGGGAAAAGAGGCTTAACCCAAACTCACTAGTGTGAAGAGGAAAGGAAAATTATAACTAGACATGTTCACTATTGTGTCCAAGAGGTAAAGAAAAACCATAAAAGACAGGAGATTTTTCACTGTCGTGTCCTGATTTTTTCCTTCAATTCATTAAGCATTGCatttattattttcaaaacttgtaTGAGTTAATTTAAGTTGGAGAGCTTAAACTATAACTTGATTGTAACTAAGCAGTAAATGCATATGATTGAAtccttgaaaattaaaattaatggtTGAGCAGACAATATGACAACCGCCTTTTAAATTTCTCAAATACAGCAACATTAACACAACAATCCAGTGACCTCATTTTCATTCATTCTTGTCCTTTTTACCCCCAAATAAACCATATGCATGCAGGGgcctcatttttttttctcttctgctAGAAGTCCATGATAAACATTGGCAAAACTTTCATTTGATAGGCAGCCTGAAAAATAGGTAATCATGTTGATATGATCATAAGAACATCAAATATAGTGCTCAAGGATGTAGAATATTTCATAGATGTGTGCCTAAGAAAATTAACAGCTCAAGATCAGACTGCCTGTGAAAGCATGCTCTTATACAATCGAATTCATTGCATATACTTGTTGGATTTactgaaaagaaaaagaaaaatgcaaGTTTGAAATGAAGACATAGAGattatttgaaataaaattaacttgaaaAATGCAAGTCTAAAATTGACATAGAGATCAGTCAAAAAACCACAGGTATTGCAATTCATGTCTTTATGAGGTGAAAATGAAAATGTTTCGACCAGATATATTTATATCATGATCTTCTATCAGAAAGCTCAAAGATCAGGTTGCCAAAAGATGAGAATTTAGTTTCCTTCAGTTTCTCTAGTGTATATGACTAACAGTGAGTTTGGGAAATTTGCCAAACTTTAAATATATAGTATAATTTATAATCCATCAGATTTTTACTGCATCAGCAAAACAAATGATGCTATTTGCCCTGTTTTTTACAGGAAAAAGTTAATGCCCGTGTACAATCAATCACACCTCTACATCATCACAAGGTAGCACATACAATAATCTATGCTAGGAATATGAATGAAATCCATCAGAATTCTGTTACACCATCTCACAGAAAACTAGGCTTCCCTGAGAATTTAGTTTCATTCAGCATCCGTGGCTTAGGTTACTGTATGTGCTACTTGTTCAACTGGTTTTTCTACACAAAAACAACAAGGGGCACTGTTCCCTCATAAATATTTCACTTGTTCAATTAGttcttataaataaaaataacaaggAGTCATTGTTCCCTccaaaaatatttaactaatcgAATTGCTGAGCAAAATGGTTCATCACCAATTCTGATTGCCTTTAACTTGGACCAGTtagtataaaaaataataataataaaagaatggATTCAGCTCTGATCTCTCCCATCAAATTTGGTCATTTCTGGCCAAAGTTATTCTCTAAGGTCAGAGGTCACTGAACTTGAGATAACTTCTCGATCAATAATAAGGCTTACATCTAAAGATCCTGGATTCTTCCATTACTTCCTAGAACTTAAATATATACTGTCTTACAGAAACCACGTTAGGATGTCTCTGAATATTATCTAGCTATGAATTTGCAAAACAACTGGGAAATTCATGAAGCATGCAGACTGAGTAGGGCCTGAAATATATTGGAGAAAAAAAAACCACATCTTGTCCTCATTGCAAGTCAATCTTAAGGAAATATATGCAAGAAATTCTAGACGcacaataagaaataaaaagcATAAAGATgcgaaaaagaaaactaaaatgacccagaaaaacaagaaaataaaaataaaaggtcaAAATTTAGCACACCAATTTTCCATAGTTGCAATAAATTATTAGATGGCTTTGATCTACACCTATCAAACAAGCGAATACCCAAAAAGTTGAAATCATACAATAAACAAAATAGGGCCGAAAACATCTGGCGGGCGAATCACAGAACCCAAATGAAGAAACCAGAAAAAGCTAAAACCTTTACTCACGTGAGGATTTCTGCAAACGTGGCGTCAGCGAACTCAACAAATGGCCACTAACAGCACTCCTGGGAGCCATTGGAGAGCAAGAAGCAGCCCCTAAAGAGTGGAGGGAGAAAACGAGACGGAGGAGAGTGAGGGGAGCGACGGTATCGAGAAATCAACGAGGATAGAAACGCTATGGATGACGAGACGGCGACGTACCGGAGTCGCATAGCGACTTTAAACGGGGCGTCGACTCTAAATAGACCGGGCCGGGCCGGGTCCGGCCGGACAACACAGTATAAATTTATCAATTAGTAGTTATTCAAATTTCTCTATAATTTTGATTTATGGAATAGTTATTCAAATTAATAATCTTTTATAGTATTTGAATCCACAAAAATTAAGCAACAGACAGCATAAAATTTAAACAACCACAATCTGAAAATAAACACTGCAATAGTATTTTGAAATCAACAGCAAAAACAATTTCTTTTCTACATTGTCTTTCCACAACAAAAGTATGCCTCTTAATTCTTAATTAGTAGTTATCATCATCGATCTCACTTAGCTAATCCTGAGAACACTTGTTCTATCAGCACAGATTGTTTAACTCAATCCATCAAACATTCTACAAAAGGAATGACAAAAACATCATTCCAGAGTTCTAAAAAGTGCCATGTATAAGATCAATTGTCTGCCTCCAGCCTTCCTTTACACAAATATTTCCATCAAGCATAAATTCAATCAGTCAAGGGCACAGATTTTTCGCCCTTTATGCGATAGAAGAATAACCT is a window encoding:
- the LOC121980842 gene encoding nucleoid-associated protein At4g30620, chloroplastic-like yields the protein MAPRSAVSGHLLSSLTPRLQKSSRILGNMQNLFETVKKAQMVAQVEAVRVQNELEAAEFDGYCEGELIKATLSGNQQPICIEITETAMEFGPGVSHFFFATNRV
- the LOC121980839 gene encoding GDSL esterase/lipase At5g45920-like, whose protein sequence is MLSRSEVVLFGDSLTQGSFRDGRWGAALSHHLSPSADVLARGYSGYNTRQALMVIHRAMEGVDSPAAFTVFFGANDAALPDRSAASVHVPLFEYTNNLRAICAFIKAKWPSTLVILITPPPIDEEGRLRFPYGNRSGLPERTNLAAGTYAGACIYVAKQLGLPVIDIWTKMQQFSNWEKTFLWDGLHFTDLGNHFLFQEVVKALRDHGVVDY